A genomic segment from Bombus huntii isolate Logan2020A chromosome 13, iyBomHunt1.1, whole genome shotgun sequence encodes:
- the LOC126872450 gene encoding cyclic AMP-dependent transcription factor ATF-2 isoform X1, translated as MAHNEKIFACSSSGCNMSFANEDQLSVHKKKHDMMLNLGNSSKNGSFVADQTPTPTRFIRNCEEVGLFQDLQNVNPFEETFRRAVESGNTGTLAVPEAGITDDTLHTPHIFPHIADVLSTSSQMLSENSVQECGSISITEKSTEEKTTIHTEVCSTVKLTETDEQNLMKEKLTIERNVTLTENVIDQVTQTPIMPKVLQEQPSPQLLINGEEVQLLLKTADGKLMQLSAIPVCDSVGTTNVQSLKQQTVVIKTEPLLQCNTRLESKNPTVSTLSLAKMKLKQTLTKSSQNLKPNSNFSKDELNNSKKNRNKTVEDQLKKKEILERNRASAMRARAKRKAWIQQLERTVTNVNETNVALKMEIKVLRTEVAKLKTLLLAHKDCPITKAMQKGNGIILGPKIISVNSDTITNPVPVASAIKRTTFSSMEVPITPKKKLSLAVSKNPIIFPKVDCNTNLSIPNATLIKTVPTLKIMGVGQLLTEKEETKQIFIVQNPMKKVENPTRQIIQINPNYEIDQSASKTNEP; from the exons ATGGCACACAATGAGAAAATTTTTGCTTGCTCCTCATCCGGTTGCAATATG AGTTTTGCAAACGAGGACCAGTTATCAGTTCATAAGAAGAAACATGATATGATGTTAAATCTTGGAAATAGTTCCAAGAATGGCAGTTTTGTTG CAGATCAAACACCAACGCCAACACGTTTCATTCGAAACTGTGAGGAAGTTGGCCTATTCCAAGatttacaaaatgtaaatCCTTTCGAAGAAACTTTTAGGAGGGCAGTGGAGTCTGGGAACACTGGCACGCTGGCAGTACCAGAG GCTGGAATTACGGATGATACTTTGCATACACCGCACATATTTCCTCACATAGCCGACGTGCTGTCTACTAGCAGTCAAATGTTGTCAGAAAATTCAGTGCAAGAATGTGGAAGCATCTCGATCACTGAAAAAAGCACAGAGGAAAAAACTACCATTCATACTGAAGTTTGCAGTACAGTAAAACTCACTGAAACGGATGAACAGAACTTAATGAAGGAAAAGTTAACCATTGAACGAAATGTGACCTTAACAGAGAATGTTATCGATCAAGTTACGCAAACGCCAATAATGCCGAAAGTTTTACAAGAACAACCTAGTCCACAATT ATTGATTAACGGCGAGGAGGTACAGCTACTACTAAAAACGGCAGATGGAAAATTAATGCAACTCTCAGCAATTCCAGTTTGCGATTCTGTTGGTACAACAAACGTGCAGTCATTGAAGCAACAAACGGTTGTCATAAAGACGGAACCACTTTTGCAATGTAATACAAGATTGGAGTCCAAGAATCCAACGGTTTCTACACTATCTTTAGCAAAAAtg aaattaaaacaaaCACTAACGAAAAGTTCACAAAATTTAAAACCGAATAGCAATTTCTCGAAAGATGAgttaaataattcaaaaaagaatagaaataaaacgGTAGAAGATcaattgaaaaagaaagaaattctcgaacgtaatCGTGCTAGCGCGATGAGGGCAAGAGCTAAAAGAAAAGCGTGGATACAGCAGCTGGAAAGGACGGTTACCAATGTGAATGAGACCAACGTGGCTCTAAAAATGGAAATCAAAGTTCTACGAACGGAGGTTGCTAAATTAAAAACGCTTCTATTGGCTCACAAAGACTGTCCAATTACAAAGGCGATGCAAAAAG GAAATGGTATAATACTTGGTCCAAAAATAATATCCGTAAATTCTGATACTATAACAAACCCAGTTCCAGTAGCATCTGCGATAAAAAGGACGACCTTCTCTTCCATGGAAGTGCCTATTACACcgaagaaaaaattatctctggCAGTCTCGAAAAACCCTATAATATTTCCAAAAGTAGATTGCAATACAAATTTATCAATTCCTAATGCTACGTTAATAAAAACAGTACCTACTTTAAAAATTATGGGTGTCGGTCAACTATTAacagaaaaggaagaaacgaagcaaatttttattgtacaaAATCCTATGAAGAAAGTGGAGAATCCTACTAGgcaaataattcaaattaacCCTAATTACGAGATTGATCAGAGCGCGTCAAAGACTAATGAACCGTGA
- the LOC126872451 gene encoding 39S ribosomal protein L16, mitochondrial: protein MQVCRRISTLLLSPHCVFKSVPAAGVKSCALPTDFSDVEFPSRMKLKVMPKVPQYPPQIRPYKTQKRLRLMRGPEEYHNTLLHRQYGIIATGGGRLKYNNFEMIRMTILRNVDYNKVFAIWRVPAPWQPITKKGHGLRMGAGKGSIDHYATPVKTGQVIIEVGGEVEYFEVKHVLKNIAKRLPCTAMAVNQEIMDKMAENKEKMKKENLNPWTWKYIIQNNMLGCHKWISKYDKRWFNEYV from the exons ATGCAAGTGTGTAGGAGAATCTCAACATTATTGTTGTCAC CACATTGTGTGTTTAAGTCGGTACCAGCAGCCGGAGTAAAATCTTGTGCATTACCAACTGACTTTAGTG ATGTTGAATTTCCTAGTCGTATGAAGCTCAAAGTTATGCCAAAAGTACCTCAGTATCCACCTCAAATACGCCCTTATAAAACACAAAAAAGATTGAGGCTAATGCGAGGTCCAGAAGAATATCATAATACCCTTTTACACAGACAATACGGCATAATA GCAACAGGTGGTGGCAGACTGAaatataacaattttgaaatgaTCCGTATGACAATTTTGAGAAATGTAGATTACAATAAAGTATTTGCAATTTGGAGAGTACCTGCTCCTTGGCAACCTATTACTAAGAAG GGCCATGGATTACGGATGGGTGCTGGTAAAGGAAGTATAGATCATTATGCTACTCCAGTAAAAACAGGACAAGTTATTATAGAAGTTGGAGGAGAGGTTGAATATTTTGag GTTAAACacgttttaaaaaatattgcgaAAAGATTGCCATGTACTGCTATGGCAGTTAATCAAGAAATTATGGACAAAATGGCAGAGAACaaggaaaaaatgaaaaaagaaaatctaaaCCCATGGACTTGGAAATATATCATTCAGAATAATATGCTTGGTTGTCATAAATGGATCTCAAAATATGACAAGCGATGGTTCAACGAGTATGTTTAA
- the LOC126872450 gene encoding cyclic AMP-dependent transcription factor ATF-2 isoform X2: MAHNEKIFACSSSGCNMSFANEDQLSVHKKKHDMMLNLGNSSKNGSFVDQTPTPTRFIRNCEEVGLFQDLQNVNPFEETFRRAVESGNTGTLAVPEAGITDDTLHTPHIFPHIADVLSTSSQMLSENSVQECGSISITEKSTEEKTTIHTEVCSTVKLTETDEQNLMKEKLTIERNVTLTENVIDQVTQTPIMPKVLQEQPSPQLLINGEEVQLLLKTADGKLMQLSAIPVCDSVGTTNVQSLKQQTVVIKTEPLLQCNTRLESKNPTVSTLSLAKMKLKQTLTKSSQNLKPNSNFSKDELNNSKKNRNKTVEDQLKKKEILERNRASAMRARAKRKAWIQQLERTVTNVNETNVALKMEIKVLRTEVAKLKTLLLAHKDCPITKAMQKGNGIILGPKIISVNSDTITNPVPVASAIKRTTFSSMEVPITPKKKLSLAVSKNPIIFPKVDCNTNLSIPNATLIKTVPTLKIMGVGQLLTEKEETKQIFIVQNPMKKVENPTRQIIQINPNYEIDQSASKTNEP, from the exons ATGGCACACAATGAGAAAATTTTTGCTTGCTCCTCATCCGGTTGCAATATG AGTTTTGCAAACGAGGACCAGTTATCAGTTCATAAGAAGAAACATGATATGATGTTAAATCTTGGAAATAGTTCCAAGAATGGCAGTTTTGTTG ATCAAACACCAACGCCAACACGTTTCATTCGAAACTGTGAGGAAGTTGGCCTATTCCAAGatttacaaaatgtaaatCCTTTCGAAGAAACTTTTAGGAGGGCAGTGGAGTCTGGGAACACTGGCACGCTGGCAGTACCAGAG GCTGGAATTACGGATGATACTTTGCATACACCGCACATATTTCCTCACATAGCCGACGTGCTGTCTACTAGCAGTCAAATGTTGTCAGAAAATTCAGTGCAAGAATGTGGAAGCATCTCGATCACTGAAAAAAGCACAGAGGAAAAAACTACCATTCATACTGAAGTTTGCAGTACAGTAAAACTCACTGAAACGGATGAACAGAACTTAATGAAGGAAAAGTTAACCATTGAACGAAATGTGACCTTAACAGAGAATGTTATCGATCAAGTTACGCAAACGCCAATAATGCCGAAAGTTTTACAAGAACAACCTAGTCCACAATT ATTGATTAACGGCGAGGAGGTACAGCTACTACTAAAAACGGCAGATGGAAAATTAATGCAACTCTCAGCAATTCCAGTTTGCGATTCTGTTGGTACAACAAACGTGCAGTCATTGAAGCAACAAACGGTTGTCATAAAGACGGAACCACTTTTGCAATGTAATACAAGATTGGAGTCCAAGAATCCAACGGTTTCTACACTATCTTTAGCAAAAAtg aaattaaaacaaaCACTAACGAAAAGTTCACAAAATTTAAAACCGAATAGCAATTTCTCGAAAGATGAgttaaataattcaaaaaagaatagaaataaaacgGTAGAAGATcaattgaaaaagaaagaaattctcgaacgtaatCGTGCTAGCGCGATGAGGGCAAGAGCTAAAAGAAAAGCGTGGATACAGCAGCTGGAAAGGACGGTTACCAATGTGAATGAGACCAACGTGGCTCTAAAAATGGAAATCAAAGTTCTACGAACGGAGGTTGCTAAATTAAAAACGCTTCTATTGGCTCACAAAGACTGTCCAATTACAAAGGCGATGCAAAAAG GAAATGGTATAATACTTGGTCCAAAAATAATATCCGTAAATTCTGATACTATAACAAACCCAGTTCCAGTAGCATCTGCGATAAAAAGGACGACCTTCTCTTCCATGGAAGTGCCTATTACACcgaagaaaaaattatctctggCAGTCTCGAAAAACCCTATAATATTTCCAAAAGTAGATTGCAATACAAATTTATCAATTCCTAATGCTACGTTAATAAAAACAGTACCTACTTTAAAAATTATGGGTGTCGGTCAACTATTAacagaaaaggaagaaacgaagcaaatttttattgtacaaAATCCTATGAAGAAAGTGGAGAATCCTACTAGgcaaataattcaaattaacCCTAATTACGAGATTGATCAGAGCGCGTCAAAGACTAATGAACCGTGA